The Bacillota bacterium genome includes the window TTCTTCTGTTATTCCCGGCAGACTCGCAATCCTCGCTCCCGCTTTACATGCCTCCTTGCGAGCCTCGGTATGGGAGAGAGATTTCGATGTGGGAATCAAAACAACCCGTGCCGATTTCATAGCCTCTGCGACGACCCTGGGCGGTTCCTCGCCATTCCTCTGCCGTGGCGCCATCTCCAGGATCATCGCTTCTGCCCCCAACTCTGATGCTTCAGCCCAAAATATCTTACCTATGGAGCGAAGCGGAGCATCTGTTACAATAAGACAGGTCTCTTTAGATTCCAGCCCCATGCATTGACGAAGCGCGGTCCTTGCGGCACGCCTGAGATCTGACGGATCAACCTGAGACATACATATCTCCCCCTTATCTTAAGCCTAATTCTTGCTCCGTTCCACTTTTCCTGCCTCAGGACGAAGCTGCAAAAGGCAAACTTAGGCAACACTATGGTACCATTGACTACTGTACACGAATTCTTCTCGTCTTATGCCTTATGCCTTATGCCTGATGCCTCTCGCTCTATGGCTTCTTCTCGCGCATAGAAAACATCAAAAAGATCTAATACTAAATGTTGACGCAGGTCAAGTAATTTCTATGAGGAGGCGACAGAATGGCAAGAAGGATGATAGGAGACCTGTTCCTTGATGGTAGAGTTGCGGTTGATCCATTTCCACCTTCCACCGGGAAAAAGGCTGTCATAATGTATAAAGGGCTGCTGGCAAAATCCGGAGCCGATGCAGTCTATGCTCACGTTGGATATGGGTACGACAACTGGTCAAACGTAAAAACAATTCCCATGACGAAAGTAGACCAGGATACGTGGACGGCAGAGATCCCCATCGAGGGCGAGACAAAACTGAATTTCTGCTTCAAGGACGGGGCAGATAACTGGGATAATAACAACGGTCTCAACTGGGGCTGCGCCATAGTCTAACGGGGAGAACGGGGATGGTGATACCGTCCCATCGGACGCGGCATGGCTAGGTGATGGTGGTATCGTCCCATCGGACGCGACCTTGCAGCAGGTCGCTCTGTGATCCGAGGACCTATACCTTGAGGGCCGAGGACCACCGAGCAGCCTCGCAGCAAGGCTGCGTCCGGCGTAAGGGATACCGTTGCGCCCCAGCGCGGCTATGCTGCGTCCGCCGGGAGGAGTATCCATAATCCATACCCCGGCCATGCCGCGTCCGAGCGCGGGGATGAGTTGGTGGTTACCGAGAGTGGTGAGTTTTTAGGCAGGTCTCTGGGGAGAGTGGCAGGTTTTTAGTCACCTTAAACTGGGAGTGGCAAGTTTTTGGGCAGGTTACGTGCGGAAGTGACTAAAAATCCGTCAGCCTAGACCAATGGTGACGAGACTGTAGGCAGATTCCCCTTAGAAGTGGCTAAAAATCTGTCAGCTTCCTCGCTGGGGTGGCGATATTCTCGCCAGGTCGGGATGGTTTTAGCAAAGTCTGGGTCAAACTCACCTTGAGGTGGCTGAAATTTAGGCAAGTTTCGCTCAAATGTGGTCAAGATTTCGCCAGCCCCGGGTCTGGGGTGGCAGATTTCTCGCCACCTTCCCCTTAGATTGGAAAATTATAGGCTATGATTATCCATAAAAAGGAACTTTATGGTATATATTGGCTGGAGGTGGCGATACTCTAGCCAGCCTGAATGCAGAGGTGGCTGGGATCTTACCAGCCTCCGCTTTCAAGTGGCGAAAATCTAGCCAGCTCAGCCCATGAGACGCAATATCGCACCGCATATTCCAAGTTTGAGCTTGTATGTCTCTCTTATATGTCCGAAGTACAGTTTTCGAAAGCATTATTAGCACAGCGATTCATGCTCTCTATTTGTTATTTGAATAGAAAGGATCAAACCAGAAATGACATCTCAAACCATACCCCAGGAAGCTAGCTTTGACCAAAAGCTGGCCTTTCATTTGTTGCACCCTAGATTACCAGCGGTTGAAAGGCGTCTGCTAGAGATAGTGGGCAGTGACAAGAGCCCTGCAGGTGAGCTTGCGGCCATCGTGGTGAAGGCCGGAGGGAAGCGAATACGACCCGCATTGACCCTCATCTCGTCTGATTTCTTCAAAGACAATTGTGACCATGAGATGACCATTGATGTGGCCTCGGCCATAGAATTGATCCATATGGCGTCCATCGTTCATGATGATGTCATAGATGGGACCAGTTATAGGCGGAAGAATCGAACACTAAATGCCGCATTCGGAAATCATGTTGCCATTCTTGCAGGCGATCTCTTTCTTTCCAAGGCATTAGCGATTCTGAGCAGCCATAAAAAGTATGAGATAATCAATATATTGGCAGAGACTGTGACATACATGTCTGAGGCTGAAATAGAGCAATCGCTGCGGGCCTTTAATGATAAGGTGACAGAGGCTGAATATAATCAATATATCGGCAAGAAAACGGCGCACCTCATGGCGGTATCATGTTATGCAGGTCTGCTGGCAGCCGGGGCCTGTGAGAAAGCGATGTCTCATATGTGGCACTACGGCTATTATATGGGCATCGCCTTTCAGATAATAGATGATACCCTGGACCTCGTCGGGGACCAGAAGACCATGGGGAAAACCATTTGGCAGGATCTCCCCTCTGGCATTATCACTCTACCGGTTATCAAAGGGCTGAGTCACCCCAAAGCAGGCCCATTTTTATCGAAACTCATTCATTCACGAAAGTTTGATCATGAGCGGATGAACAGGGTGCGAGAGATCTTGTTGGAAATCGGGGCGATAGAGTATGCGCGTGAACAAGCCCGCTCTTACATAAGGTCTGCTCAGGAAAGGCTCATGTTGATGCCACCATGTGAAGCGAGAAACAAGCTATTTGCCATATCGGAGCTTAGTTTACAAAGAAATGCGTAGCAGCCAACCCCAGGATAGTCCTGGGGAAAAGGAGATGCAGACGCAGGGGACCGCCTGCTACACGACTCCGGCAGTCCTGAAAAGCTTTACAAAGGCTCTGGTGATGAACGCCTCCGGGCCTATCTGGTCAAAGAAATGTTCTGACGCTTCTTCAAGCCCCTGGGCGCTGACCTTTCTATCGGAAAGATAAAGGGCCAGCAACCCCTTTACAACAGTTGTGTGGAATGAAGCAAAAGAAAGCCGGGATGCCCGGCGAAAGCCCTCATTTACAAAGAGACTCAATCTCTCACGGCACTCCTCCTGATTTTTGTAGTAGCTCACGAAATTCAGGTCACCGCCCTCTTCATCCTCCCTCTGGTCAATGAAATAATCCAGCAGGATGTGCAAGCCAGCTATCCAGGGGAAATAGGCTTCGATTAGACTCTGAACATCCCTGTTTTGCAGTCCTTTTAGCGCAGAGGCCGCTATCAGAGCAAAGATCCCGAGAGTCGACCCGCACGCTGCGGCAAATTCCCACCATCGAATGTCTCTGAGGGTGAACTCTCGTCGATGTACATCTATGGATCTATCTGCATATTCATCATACCACCGGATGAGAAGGGATTCACGGACGCTCAGATCAGCATGTTTCTTGATCTGCAGGTCACAATAAAGCCTTGTAAATTGAATAACTTGAGGTTTCACCTTCTCATAGGAAGGTAGATGCTTGAGCTGGTTCTTACATTCCTCTACAAGTGAAACCAGATAGCCACCATCATTCTTATGGGGATAAAGGCGATAATAGTCCCTATCAAGACTCGGGCCATCTGGCTGCATGGAATCAGCAGGCTCGAGCGCATCGAGCATGGAGCAATGGAGGGCGCTGAAAGCATTCTCATCATAGCAGCCAGCTCTATCACACAAATTGTCCAGGTAATCGCTGATGGTCTGAAAGGCCACTATAAATCTGACAATATGGTATAACTGGTCTAATGCAAACGAAAAGTTGGAATGACCCAGGGTGAACAGAGGATAGGCTGCATATACGGAACCTCCTTGTGCATGAAACCGTTTATGGAGTATACTGGACCTGCCAAGATCGCGTAAAACTATATTAGGACAGGAATTCAGCCCGGTCCTCCACCTTTTGAGTTCGCGGTCTACTGCGGGAAGTATGCGAAACGCCATGGTGAATATGATATCCAGCTCAGCAAGGAACTCTCTGACCGACAAAATATCACCATCCATTACTTGACATTCCTAAAACCTGGCTATGGCAGGCCCGCTTAGCCTAAGCAGGCTCCACATTAGATTCCCCGGGATAGCAAGGCTTATTCATGGTTATGGCGCGCATTTAAATTTAATCCATACTATATAGGATCAGGAGGTTTTCATAGATGTCCGACCAGAATGAGATTGAGATAACGATTATGATGCCAGGCGAAGTAAAACGCCGCGTGCCACGGGGCATAACGATCCAGGAACTGATCAGGCAAGACATGCCGGCCCCAAAGGTCCCAGTGGTAGCGGCAAAGATTAACAACGATCTTGTCGAGCTTACAGCAAGACTCAATGAGGACTCAAAGGTCGAATTTGTGGATATGAGCTCTGAAGATGGCATGAGAATCTACAGGCGCAGCGTCGTCTTTGTGTTGATCAGGGCTGCCCGTGAAATTCTCCCAGGATGCAGGGTGAGAATCGAGCATTCTCTTGCCAACGGGTTATATGGCGAGATTTTCTGGAAGCGCCCCCTCACGGAAAAGGACGTGAGTAATATAGAAGCCAGGATGTGGAAAATAGTTGAAGAAGATGTGCCGTTTGAGAAGAGCCGGATTTCCAAGGAAGAGGCCATAAAGCTATTTCACGAAGATGGGCAAGATGATAAGGTGCATCTACTCAAATACAGGCAGGCGCCAACAGTAAACATTTATAAGTGTGGCTGGCTGCATGACTATTTCTATGGTTACATGGTACCGTCGAGCGGATACCTGAGATATTTTAAGCTGAGATTCTACCTGCCAGGTTTTATCATCGAGTTCCCGAGGATAGAGGACCCTACGACCATCCCCCCCTATGTGGAACAAGGGAAACTTGCAGGGGTATATTTCGAGGCAGAAAAATGGGGTAATATTCTCAAAGTCGCAAATGTGGCATCGTTGAATGATGTTATACTTTCTAAAGATGTCGGGATGCTCATACGGACGGCAGAGGCTTTTCATGAGAAGAAGATAGCAAGGATAGCGGATATGATAACACAGGATAGGGACAGGCTGAGAGTGATCCTCATCGCAGGGCCATCTTCGTCCGGCAAGACAACATTTGCGCAAAGACTGATGGTAGAGCTCAGGGTAAATGGCCTCGATCCCGTGTCAATTTCACTGGACGATTATTTCGTTGACAGGGAAAAGACTCAAAAAGGAAACGACGGGAAGCTCGACTTTGAATCCCTGGAGGCCATAGATATCGCCTTATTCAATGAAGATCTGACGCGACTCATTCAGGGTGAAGAAATTCAGGTGCCAAGGTTCAACTTCCTTGAGGGCCGCCGTGAATATCGAGGCGAAACTCTGAGAGTCTCAAGGGATCAACCTATAATAATCGAAGGTATCCACGGGCTAAATGACAGGCTGACTCAATCCATTCCAAAGGGTCGGAAATTCAAGATCTATGTGAGCGCGCTCACTCAATTGAATATCGATGACCACAACAGGATCCCCACCACAGATGTCCGGCTCATCCGCAGGATCGTAAGGGACAACAAATTCCGTGGACACAGCGCCGCCAACACCATCCAGATGTGGCCGATGGTGAGACGCGGAGAGGAAAGGAATATATTCCCATTTCAAGAAGAAGCGGATATCATGTTCAATTCAGCATTACCATATGAATTAGCGGTTCTCAAAACACATATCAGTCCCCTGCTGGAAGCTATCGGAAAGGATATGCCAGAATACAGCGAGGCAAAGAGGCTGCTCAAATTTTTGAACTATTTTATCGCCATAGACGACGATGAAGTGCCTCAGAACTCCATCCTTCGTGAATTCATCGGGGGAAGCTGTTTTTATCGGGATATCGAGAAGGCGTCATAGAGTCGATAAGGGCGATCCCGTTCCATGGAAAAGTCTAACGGAAAAGAAGGAATAAGAAGATGCGCGGAGAAAATATTGTCCGGCTATAGACATCTTTGATCCGTGTAGTATAATCTGTCTGGGTGCGGTATATATTAATCAGCCGATGAGCAATAGACTACAGTCTGCACCGTGTACACTCATTTGGAGGGATCTAGCGATGAAAGTTGAAGTGGACCAGGATCTGTGCATCAGTTGTGGCGCATGCATTGATACCTGCCCGGAAGTATTTGACTGGAATGATGACGAAAAGGCCTCTTCCAAAGTGGATGAAGTCCCCCCGGAAGTAGAGGATGCGTGCCGCGAGGCGATGGAGGGGTGCCCTACCGAAGCTATCAAAGAAGTATGATTGGCGTTACATAGTGATCGGATCGGTGAAAAATAAAGGGCGACGGTGTTCCGTCGCTCCATTTAATATCTAGTATTGTTGATCCAACTATGCTCTACTTTACCCTGAAAATGCGCGCCGCGGTTTTCATCCTTCTGATGGTGCCGCCGCAGCGGCATGAAGGTCTACTTTAGATTATCTGGAAAGGAAAGATAGGAGAATGCCTTTTGTAGTAGGCCTCGCCTACAATCTTAAAAAAGACTGCCCCAGGACCGGTAATGATCCTGAGGACATAGCGGCGGAGTACGAGGAACAGTCTACTGTAAACCGCATAGCAAAGGCATTGAGGGCGAAAGGCCACAGGGTGGTGAGACTGCCTTATGGGGCAGATATCCCAAGCCGGCTCAAACGCTCTCATGTTGACATAGTTTTCAATATAGCCGAAGGATGGGATGGGCGTAATAGAGAGGCACATGTGCCCGCGATCTTGGAGATTTGTGGAGTCCCTTATACGGGATCCGACCCTCTGACGCTGTCCCTTGCCCTTGATAAATCTCTGGCCAAGATGGTAATGAAGGCGCGGGGAATCCCCACCCCGAAATTCGCTGTAGTCCGGAATGAGCATGATTTTCCCAAGATCAACCTGAAATTCCCTATCTTTATAAAGCCGGCGTATGAGGGTTCCAGCAAAGGGATCAGGGATAGCTGCAAAGTTGACGATCAAGATCAGCTACGGCAACAGGTCAATTGGGCGCTCAACACTTACCATCAGCCCATTTTGCTGGAGGAATTCCTGCCGGGCCGTGAGTTTACTGTGGGAATCCTGGGCAATCACGATGATCTCCAGGTCTTTCCGGTAATGGAGATACGCCCCAAAAAGGATATCTCACCAGAAGGTTTCGTTTATTCTTACGAGACCAAGAGCCAAAATCTGGAGCAATTTCTATGTCCTGCTCCTATCCCAAAGGCTCTGGAACGCAAGATAAAGAGCATTGCCGTGCGTGCCTTCCAGGCGCTTGAATGTCGCGATATGGCCCGGGTTGATGTGAGGCTTGACGGAAATGATAGCCCGTTTTTCCTGGAGATCAATCCCCTTCCCGGGCTCTCGAGTGTGAGCCTGTTTCCTCTTACGGCGCTGGCTGCGGGTATTTCATTCGAGGAACTCATAGACAAAATCCTGATGCTGGCTGCTGCCAGGGCAAACCTCAGGATAAGGGAGGAAGCCGTCCTGTGATGAAAACAGAGCGTATCGTGCGCGGGGCTGCGATCGCCGGACTCTATGTAGCCCTCGTA containing:
- a CDS encoding carbohydrate-binding protein, with translation MIGDLFLDGRVAVDPFPPSTGKKAVIMYKGLLAKSGADAVYAHVGYGYDNWSNVKTIPMTKVDQDTWTAEIPIEGETKLNFCFKDGADNWDNNNGLNWGCAIV
- a CDS encoding polyprenyl synthetase family protein; translation: MTSQTIPQEASFDQKLAFHLLHPRLPAVERRLLEIVGSDKSPAGELAAIVVKAGGKRIRPALTLISSDFFKDNCDHEMTIDVASAIELIHMASIVHDDVIDGTSYRRKNRTLNAAFGNHVAILAGDLFLSKALAILSSHKKYEIINILAETVTYMSEAEIEQSLRAFNDKVTEAEYNQYIGKKTAHLMAVSCYAGLLAAGACEKAMSHMWHYGYYMGIAFQIIDDTLDLVGDQKTMGKTIWQDLPSGIITLPVIKGLSHPKAGPFLSKLIHSRKFDHERMNRVREILLEIGAIEYAREQARSYIRSAQERLMLMPPCEARNKLFAISELSLQRNA
- a CDS encoding tetraprenyl-beta-curcumene synthase family protein; translation: MSVREFLAELDIIFTMAFRILPAVDRELKRWRTGLNSCPNIVLRDLGRSSILHKRFHAQGGSVYAAYPLFTLGHSNFSFALDQLYHIVRFIVAFQTISDYLDNLCDRAGCYDENAFSALHCSMLDALEPADSMQPDGPSLDRDYYRLYPHKNDGGYLVSLVEECKNQLKHLPSYEKVKPQVIQFTRLYCDLQIKKHADLSVRESLLIRWYDEYADRSIDVHRREFTLRDIRWWEFAAACGSTLGIFALIAASALKGLQNRDVQSLIEAYFPWIAGLHILLDYFIDQREDEEGGDLNFVSYYKNQEECRERLSLFVNEGFRRASRLSFASFHTTVVKGLLALYLSDRKVSAQGLEEASEHFFDQIGPEAFITRAFVKLFRTAGVV
- a CDS encoding nucleoside kinase → MSDQNEIEITIMMPGEVKRRVPRGITIQELIRQDMPAPKVPVVAAKINNDLVELTARLNEDSKVEFVDMSSEDGMRIYRRSVVFVLIRAAREILPGCRVRIEHSLANGLYGEIFWKRPLTEKDVSNIEARMWKIVEEDVPFEKSRISKEEAIKLFHEDGQDDKVHLLKYRQAPTVNIYKCGWLHDYFYGYMVPSSGYLRYFKLRFYLPGFIIEFPRIEDPTTIPPYVEQGKLAGVYFEAEKWGNILKVANVASLNDVILSKDVGMLIRTAEAFHEKKIARIADMITQDRDRLRVILIAGPSSSGKTTFAQRLMVELRVNGLDPVSISLDDYFVDREKTQKGNDGKLDFESLEAIDIALFNEDLTRLIQGEEIQVPRFNFLEGRREYRGETLRVSRDQPIIIEGIHGLNDRLTQSIPKGRKFKIYVSALTQLNIDDHNRIPTTDVRLIRRIVRDNKFRGHSAANTIQMWPMVRRGEERNIFPFQEEADIMFNSALPYELAVLKTHISPLLEAIGKDMPEYSEAKRLLKFLNYFIAIDDDEVPQNSILREFIGGSCFYRDIEKAS
- a CDS encoding ferredoxin, giving the protein MKVEVDQDLCISCGACIDTCPEVFDWNDDEKASSKVDEVPPEVEDACREAMEGCPTEAIKEV
- a CDS encoding ATP-grasp domain-containing protein translates to MPFVVGLAYNLKKDCPRTGNDPEDIAAEYEEQSTVNRIAKALRAKGHRVVRLPYGADIPSRLKRSHVDIVFNIAEGWDGRNREAHVPAILEICGVPYTGSDPLTLSLALDKSLAKMVMKARGIPTPKFAVVRNEHDFPKINLKFPIFIKPAYEGSSKGIRDSCKVDDQDQLRQQVNWALNTYHQPILLEEFLPGREFTVGILGNHDDLQVFPVMEIRPKKDISPEGFVYSYETKSQNLEQFLCPAPIPKALERKIKSIAVRAFQALECRDMARVDVRLDGNDSPFFLEINPLPGLSSVSLFPLTALAAGISFEELIDKILMLAAARANLRIREEAVL